One genomic segment of Ricinus communis isolate WT05 ecotype wild-type chromosome 5, ASM1957865v1, whole genome shotgun sequence includes these proteins:
- the LOC8275692 gene encoding glutamate--tRNA ligase, chloroplastic/mitochondrial, translating into MATVIGGTPWIRMRVIPDLAPPMSIWCPSFFVYKYNHIQNHQLRRSRNFSVSAGGGGEEGQVRVRFAPSPTGNLHVGGARTALFNYLFARSKGGKFVLRIEDTDLERSTKESEDALLRDLTWLGLDWDEGPHVGGDYGPYRQSERNSLYKQYADKLLNSAHVYRCFCSNEELEKMKEIAKLKQLPPVYSGKWATATDEEVQEELAKATPYTYRFRVPKEGSLKINDLIRGEVSWNLDTLGDFVIMRSNGQPVYNFCVTVDDATMAISHVIRAEEHLPNTLRQALIYKALGFPMPLFAHVSLILAPDRSKLSKRHGATSVGQFREMGYLPQAMVNYLALLGWGDGTENEFFTLDQLVEKFSIGRVNKSGAIFDSTKLRWMNGQHLRALSSEKLINLIGERWKSIGILVESEGSFIEEAVQLLKDGIDLVTDSDKALSNLLSYPLHATLVSPEGKTVVEDKLFEVSSSLLAAYDSGELLSALEEGPSGWQKWVKNFGKSMKRKGKSLFMPLRLLLTGKLHGPDMGASVILLHKAGNCGIVSPQAGFVTLSERFEMLRQVDWEALNKDQPPLEPAATVSN; encoded by the exons ATGGCGACTGTAATAGGAGGGACGCCGTGGATCAGAATGAGGGTAATTCCAGATCTTGCTCCTCCTATGTCTATTTGGTGCCCTTCCTTTTTTGTATACAAATacaatcatattcaaaaccatCAACTTCGGAGGAGTCGGAACTTCTCTGTCTCtgctggtggtggtggtgaagAAGGACAAGTGAGAGTGCGTTTTGCACCATCACCAACTGGGAATCTCCATGTTGGCGGTGCCAGAACTGCCCTCTTCAATTACCTTTTTGCTAG GTCAAAAGGAGGGAAATTTGTGTTGAGGATAGAGGACACTGACTTGGAAAGGTCTACTAAGGAATCTGAGGATGCTTTGCTCCGTGATCTTACTTGGCTTGGCCTTGATTGGGATGAAg GACCTCACGTCGGTGGAGATTATGGTCCATATCGGCAGTCTGAAAGGAATTCTTTGTATAAGCAATATGCTGATAAGCTTTTGAATTCTGCCCATGTTTATCGTTGCTTCTGCTCTAATGAG GAGCTTGAAAAAATGAAGGAAATTgcaaaactaaaacaattgcCTCCGGTGTACTCTGGAAAGTGGGCCACTGCTACAGATGAAGAAGTACAAGAAGAACTGGCGAAGGCAACTCCTTACACATATCGATTTCGTGTGCCAAAAGAGGGGAgtttgaaaattaatgatCTGATACGGGGTGAA GTCAGTTGGAACTTGGACACTCTTGGagattttgtgattatgaggAGCAATGGACAACCTGTGTACAACTTTTGTGTTACTGTTGATGATGCTACCATGGCCATCTCACATGTTATAAG AGCTGAAGAGCATTTACCAAATACTCTAAGGCAAGCACTGATATATAAG GCTCTTGGATTTCCCATGCCTTTATTTGCACatgtttctttaattcttgCTCCTGATCGGAGTAAATTGTCAAAACGGCATGGTGCAACTTCAGTAGGTCAG TTCAGGGAGATGGGATACTTGCCTCAGGCAATGGTGAATTACCTGGCGCTTTTAGGTTGGGGTGATGGCacagaaaatgaatttttcacCCTTGATCAACTTG TTGAAAAGTTCTCCATTGGACGTGTTAACAAAAGTGGTGCCATTTTTGACTCTACAAAGTTAAG GTGGATGAACGGTCAGCATTTAAGAGCGCTTTCATCAGAAAAGTTAATCAACCTTATTGGTGAACGCTGGAAGAGCATTGGTATCCTTGTGGAGTCAGAAGGATCATTTATAGAA GAAGCTGTTCAGTTGCTTAAGGATGGGATTGACTTGGTAACTGATTCAGATAAAGCACTCTCAAATTTGCTATCTTATCCCTTACATGCTACTTTAGTGAG TCCAGAAGGTAAGACTGTTGTAGAAGATAAGCTTTTCGAAGTTTCTTCCAGCCTCTTAGCTGCATATGACAGTGGTGAACTTCTAAGTGCACTAGAAGAAGGGCCTTCAGGCTGGCAGAAGTGGGTGAAGAACTTCGGCAAATCTATGAAACGCAAG GGGAAATCACTTTTCATGCCGCTGAGGCTGCTGTTAACTGGAAAGCTCCATGGTCCAGACATGGGTGCTAGTGTGATCCTACTGCATAAGGCAGGAAATTGTGGCATCGTTTCTCCACAAGCTGGATTTGTGACATTGAGCGAAAGGTTTGAAATGCTGAGGCAAGTTGACTGGGAAGCCCTAAACAAGGATCAACCTCCCTTGGAGCCTGCTGCTACTGTATCAAACTGA